The proteins below come from a single Micromonospora citrea genomic window:
- a CDS encoding class III extradiol dioxygenase subunit B-like domain-containing protein translates to MPLVAAAVCPHPPLIVPELAGAAAPELDELRAACDAAVAGLIAARPDVIVLVGGGPETARFNAADHGSLRPYGLDRHVRLWKVNCAGSDRLPLSLTVGAWLVGRAGTDLPRFAQSVAADAGPDECAALGAELVRGTEGRVALLVLGDGSACRGEKAPGYDDPRAEAYDDGVARALAGADADALRGLNPGLSAELKVAGRAAWQVLAGAAEATGGQWRGDVTYDAAPYGVAYLVASWEPA, encoded by the coding sequence GTGCCCCTGGTCGCCGCCGCCGTCTGCCCCCACCCGCCGCTGATCGTCCCCGAGCTGGCGGGTGCCGCCGCACCCGAGCTGGACGAGCTTCGCGCCGCCTGTGACGCCGCCGTCGCCGGGCTGATCGCCGCCAGGCCCGACGTGATCGTCCTGGTCGGCGGCGGTCCGGAGACCGCCCGCTTCAACGCGGCCGACCACGGCTCGCTGCGGCCGTACGGCCTCGACCGGCACGTGCGGTTGTGGAAGGTGAACTGCGCCGGGAGCGACCGGCTGCCGCTGAGCCTGACCGTCGGCGCGTGGCTGGTTGGCCGCGCCGGGACCGACCTGCCCCGGTTCGCGCAGTCGGTCGCCGCCGACGCCGGCCCGGACGAGTGCGCCGCGCTCGGGGCGGAGCTGGTGCGCGGCACCGAGGGCCGGGTCGCGTTGCTGGTGCTGGGGGACGGCTCCGCCTGCCGGGGCGAGAAGGCGCCCGGCTACGACGACCCGCGCGCCGAGGCGTACGACGACGGGGTCGCCCGCGCCCTGGCCGGCGCGGACGCCGACGCCCTGCGCGGCCTGAACCCGGGGCTGTCGGCGGAGCTGAAGGTCGCCGGCCGGGCGGCCTGGCAGGTGCTCGCCGGCGCGGCGGAAGCGACAGGCGGGCAGTGGCGCGGCGACGTGACCTACGACGCCGCGCCCTACGGCGTGGCCTACCTCGTGGCCAGCTGGGAGCCGGCGTGA
- a CDS encoding DUF349 domain-containing protein: protein MSDWTAFGRVDADGTVYVKTAEGERVVGSWQAGAPEEGLAHFARRFDDLVTEVNLTEARLNSGAADAGHSLTTIRRIRASLADAHVVGDIDALAARLDRLAAVAEEKAGEAKAAKEAARGEALARKQALVEEAEKLAAESTGWKTAGDRLKEILDEWKTIRGVDKKTDGELWKRFAAARDGFTRRRGAHFASLDAQRKQAQSVKEELVAEAEKLKDSTDWAATANQLKDLMNQWKAAPRASKEAEQKLWERFRAAQDEFFTRRSEVFSARDNEQRANLERKQALLAEAEALDVDGDPKGAQARLREIQAQWHEAGRVPREAAAGLERRLRAVDEKVREVMDSAWRRTTKEDNPLLAQMRAQVAEAEERLARARAAGDAKRIREAEQALASKRQFLQLAEQAG, encoded by the coding sequence ATGAGCGACTGGACTGCCTTCGGACGGGTGGACGCGGACGGCACCGTGTACGTCAAGACCGCCGAGGGCGAGCGGGTGGTCGGATCCTGGCAGGCGGGAGCGCCCGAGGAGGGGCTGGCCCACTTCGCCCGCCGCTTCGACGACCTGGTGACCGAGGTCAACCTGACGGAGGCGCGGCTCAACTCGGGTGCGGCGGACGCCGGCCACTCGCTGACCACGATCCGCCGGATCCGCGCCTCGCTCGCCGACGCGCACGTCGTCGGCGACATCGACGCGCTGGCCGCCCGGCTGGACCGGCTCGCCGCCGTCGCCGAGGAGAAGGCCGGCGAGGCCAAGGCCGCCAAGGAGGCCGCCCGGGGCGAGGCGCTCGCCCGCAAGCAGGCCCTGGTGGAGGAGGCGGAGAAGCTGGCCGCCGAGTCGACCGGCTGGAAGACCGCCGGCGACCGGCTCAAGGAGATCCTCGACGAGTGGAAGACCATTCGCGGGGTCGACAAGAAGACCGACGGTGAGCTGTGGAAGCGGTTCGCCGCCGCCCGGGACGGCTTCACCCGGCGCCGGGGCGCCCACTTCGCCTCGCTGGACGCGCAGCGCAAGCAGGCGCAGTCCGTCAAGGAGGAGCTGGTCGCCGAGGCGGAGAAGCTGAAGGACTCCACCGACTGGGCGGCCACGGCTAACCAGCTCAAGGACCTCATGAACCAGTGGAAGGCCGCCCCGCGCGCCTCCAAGGAGGCGGAGCAGAAGCTCTGGGAGAGGTTCCGGGCCGCGCAGGACGAGTTCTTCACCCGGCGCAGCGAGGTCTTCTCGGCCCGCGACAACGAGCAGCGGGCCAACCTGGAGCGCAAGCAGGCGCTGCTCGCCGAGGCCGAGGCGCTGGACGTCGACGGCGACCCGAAGGGCGCGCAGGCCAGGCTGCGGGAGATCCAGGCGCAGTGGCACGAGGCCGGCCGGGTGCCCCGCGAGGCGGCCGCCGGGCTGGAGCGGCGGCTGCGCGCGGTCGACGAGAAGGTCCGCGAGGTGATGGACTCGGCCTGGCGGCGGACCACCAAGGAGGACAACCCGCTGCTGGCCCAGATGCGGGCGCAGGTCGCCGAGGCCGAGGAGCGGCTGGCCCGCGCCCGGGCCGCGGGCGACGCCAAGCGGATCCGCGAGGCCGAGCAGGCGCTTGCCTCGAAGCGGCAGTTCCTCCAGCTCGCCGAGCAGGCCGGCTGA
- the miaA gene encoding tRNA (adenosine(37)-N6)-dimethylallyltransferase MiaA produces MTAPGGAGHGRPPAGTVVAVVGPTAAGKSALSIALAHALDGEVVNADSMQLYRGMDIGTAKLTPAEREGVPHHLLDIWDVTEPASVAEYQRLARAAVDDILTRGRVPLLVGGSGLYVRAVLERFEFPGTDPVVRERLERELAEAGPAPLYARLREADPAAAAGILPGNGRRIVRALEVVELTGAPFTASLPDPTPYYPSVQLGVDLDTALLDERIALRVDRMWADGLVAETRELVGRGLPQGRTASRALGYQQVLRFLAGELTEAEAHDETIRATRRFVRRQRSWFRRDERIHWLDSAAPELIPAALRLVPAAAR; encoded by the coding sequence GTGACGGCGCCGGGCGGGGCCGGACACGGCCGCCCGCCGGCCGGCACGGTGGTCGCGGTGGTCGGGCCCACCGCGGCCGGAAAGTCGGCGCTCAGCATCGCCCTCGCGCACGCCCTCGACGGCGAGGTGGTCAACGCCGACTCCATGCAGCTCTACCGGGGCATGGACATCGGCACCGCGAAGCTCACCCCGGCCGAGCGCGAGGGGGTGCCGCACCACCTGCTCGACATCTGGGACGTCACCGAACCGGCGAGCGTGGCGGAATACCAGCGGCTGGCCCGCGCGGCGGTCGACGACATCCTGACCCGGGGCCGGGTGCCGCTGCTGGTCGGCGGCTCCGGCCTCTACGTGCGGGCGGTGCTGGAGCGGTTCGAGTTCCCTGGCACCGACCCGGTCGTGCGGGAGCGGCTGGAGCGGGAGCTGGCCGAGGCCGGCCCCGCCCCCCTGTACGCCCGGCTGCGCGAGGCCGACCCGGCCGCCGCGGCGGGGATCCTGCCCGGCAACGGCCGGCGGATCGTGCGGGCGCTGGAGGTCGTCGAGCTGACCGGGGCGCCCTTCACCGCGTCGCTGCCCGACCCGACGCCCTACTATCCGTCGGTGCAGCTCGGGGTGGACCTGGACACGGCGCTGCTGGACGAGCGGATCGCCCTGCGGGTCGACCGGATGTGGGCCGACGGCCTGGTCGCCGAGACCCGGGAGCTGGTCGGGCGCGGCCTGCCGCAGGGGCGTACGGCCAGCCGGGCGCTCGGCTACCAGCAGGTGCTGCGCTTCCTCGCCGGGGAGCTGACCGAGGCCGAGGCGCACGACGAGACGATCCGCGCCACCCGGCGCTTCGTGCGGCGGCAGCGGTCCTGGTTCCGCCGGGACGAGCGGATCCACTGGCTCGACTCGGCCGCGCCGGAGCTGATCCCGGCCGCCCTGCGACTGGTGCCGGCCGCTGCGCGATGA